In a single window of the Jaculus jaculus isolate mJacJac1 chromosome 9, mJacJac1.mat.Y.cur, whole genome shotgun sequence genome:
- the LOC101608691 gene encoding heterogeneous nuclear ribonucleoprotein A1-like, with translation MSESESPKVPEQLRKLFIGGLNFETTDESLKRHFEQWGTLTDCVVMRHPNSKRPRGFGFVTYSSVEEVDAAMNARPHKVDGRVVELKRAVSREDSQRPGAHLTVKKIFVGGIKEETEEHHLRDYFEQYGKIEAVEILTDRDSGKKRGFAFVTFDDPDTVDKIVIQKHHTVNGRYCEVSKALSKQEMASSSQRGPSGSGNFGGRGRGFGGGDDFGCGGFGGGGYGDDGGDGYDGFGFDGGYGGGGPGYSGGSRGYGRGGQGYGNQGSGYGWGGSYDGYNHRGGGGRGSFGGGSGSYQEFCSYNHLASNFGPMKGGNFGGRSSGPYGGSDQYFARPQNQGGYGGSSSSSSSSSYGRGGRF, from the coding sequence ATGTCCGAATCCGAGTCGCCGAAGGTGCCCGAACAGCTCCGGAAGCTCTTCATCGGCGGGCTGAACTTCGAAACCACCGACGAGAGTCTGAAGCGCCACTTCGAGCAGTGGGGCACGCTCACCGACTGCGTGGTGATGCGACACCCCAACTCCAAGCGCCCGCGGGGCTTCGGCTTCGTGACCTACTCCAGCGTGGAGGAGGTGGACGCGGCCATGAACGCCAGGCCCCACAAGGTGGACGGGCGAGTGGTGGAGCTGAAGAGGGCCGTGTCCAGGGAAGACTCGCAGAGACCCGGGGCCCACCTGACCGTGAAGAAGATCTTCGTCGGCGGCATCAAGGAGGAGACGGAGGAGCATCACCTGCGTGACTACTTCGAGCAGTACGGCAAGATCGAAGCCGTTGAGATCCTCACCGACCGGGACAGCGGCAAGAAGAGGGGCTTCGCCTTCGTGACCTTTGATGACCCTGACACCGTGGATAAGATCGTCATCCAGAAGCACCACACGGTGAATGGCCGCTACTGTGAAGTAAGTAAAGCCCTGTCGAAGCAAGAGATGGCTTCGTCCAGCCAAAGAGGTCCCAGTGGCTCTGGAAACTTTGGCGGCCGTGGACGTGGTTTTGGTGGCGGTGACGATTTTGGTTGTGGAGGCTTTGGTGGTGGCGGATATGGCGACGACGGTGGGGACGGCTATGATGGATTTGGTTTCGATGGTGGCTATGGAGGAGGCGGCCCTGGTTACTCTGGAGGAAGCCGAGGCTATGGAAGAGGTGGACAGGGCTATGGGAACCAGGGCAGTGGCTACGGCTGGGGTGGCAGCTATGACGGCTATAaccacagaggaggaggaggcagaggcagctttGGCGGCGGTAGTGGAAGCTACCAGGAGTTCTGCAGTTACAACCACCTAGCTTCGAATTTCGGACCCATGAAAGGAGGAAACTTTGGGGGCAGGAGCTCGGGCCCCTATGGCGGTTCAGACCAGTATTTTGCCAGACCACAAAACCAAGGTGGCTatggcggttccagcagcagcagcagcagcagtagttaTGGCCGTGGGGGAAGATTTTAA